The region AAGGGCGCATCGCGGTCCGTGTCGACCAGACGGTCCGTACGCCGGACGGGTCGCCCGTATCGACGGCGCGCTTCGTCCATCTGTTCCGGATCCGGGATGGACTGGTCGCCCGAATGGACATCGAAACAGCTTAGGGAGCGACTCGTCCGGGGCGCTCCCGCCTGCCCTCCCTGAACGTGGCCGGCCGGCCGGTCGGAGCGGGGCAGGTCGGTGAGGTTGGCCAGTCCTTCGTCGGCGAACCTGCCAACCAGGCCAACTGCGTAGCTGTTGGCTACGCCCTCCTTCACCGGTAAGGCAGCCGCCATGAGCAGTCCGACCTGCTGGGACGTGGCGGGGGTGAGGTCCACCGTAGACGCAACCGCCGTACTGGCCCGTGCGTGCTGCGGCGTCCAACGCGCTCTGGATGGACGACGTCGCGTTCCCGCTGCTGTGCAGGCACGGCATGCGGGTGGAGTGGAACCGACAGCAGTCCCGGCGGATCAGGGTCACCGGTGCCCCGGTGGTACGCGCGGTTGGGCTGAACGCCACTGGGCCAGCCCACATCGCGACCCCTAGTTTAGTGAGGCCCATCTATATTGACGTTCGGCGTTGGTGAGGACAGGATCTCGGCACCACCACCACCGTAATCCCTTCTGGGAGTCGCCATGACCCGTCCTCGCCTGCCCCTCCTGCGGGCAGCCACCCGGCTGGCCGCACTGGCCCTGGCCACCGCCGGTGTGCTGCTCACCGTCGCCACCCCTGCCAATGCGGCCGTGCCCACCGGCCGTTACGTCGCGCTGGGCGACTCGTACACCGCCGGCCCGCTGATCCCCACCCAGGTCGACCTCAACTGCCTGCGGTCCAACCGCAACTACCCCTCGCTGGTGGCCGCTGCCGCCGGCTCGTCGTCGTTCGCCGACGTGAGCTGTTCCGGAGCCACCACTGACGACATCCTCTTCGGCGGCAGCGGTCAGTTGGGCACCGCGCTGCCACCGCAGCTGAACGCGGTCACGTCGAACACGGCGCTGGTGACGGTGCAGATCGGCGGTAACGACATCGGGTTCTCCGGCATCATCGGCGACTGCGCCGAGGCGAGCTTCAGCAGCCCGCTCGGGTCGCCGTGCAAGAACCGCTACACCGCCGGTGGCGTCGACCAGTTGCAGGCGAGGATCGCCGCCGCCACGCCGAAGGTGACCGCCGTGCTCCAGGCGGTCCGCCGGGCCGCGCCGAGCGCGCGGGTCGTGGTGCTGGGATACCCGGCGATCCTGCCGGACAGCGGGTACGGCTGCTGGCCCGTCGTCCCGATCGCCTACCAGGACGTGCCGTACCTGCGCGGCATCGAGAAGTCGCTGAACGCGATGCTGGCCAGCGCCGCGAGTGCGAACGGGGCAACCTACTCCGACGTCTACACCCCGTCGATCGGCCGTGACGCGTGCAAGGGCAGCGGCACCCGCTGGGTCGAGGGGCTGGTGCCGCAGAACTCGGCCGCGCCGTTCCACCCGAACGCCCGGGGTGAACAGGGCATGGCCACCGCTCTGCTCGCCACGTTGAACAACTGACCCCTCCGTGATCGGTTGAGCCGGCCCCGGCGGAAGCGGCGGGGCCGGCTCGCGGGTGGTCCGACGCTCTCCGCACGCGGCGTCG is a window of Micromonospora sp. WMMD961 DNA encoding:
- a CDS encoding SGNH/GDSL hydrolase family protein gives rise to the protein MTRPRLPLLRAATRLAALALATAGVLLTVATPANAAVPTGRYVALGDSYTAGPLIPTQVDLNCLRSNRNYPSLVAAAAGSSSFADVSCSGATTDDILFGGSGQLGTALPPQLNAVTSNTALVTVQIGGNDIGFSGIIGDCAEASFSSPLGSPCKNRYTAGGVDQLQARIAAATPKVTAVLQAVRRAAPSARVVVLGYPAILPDSGYGCWPVVPIAYQDVPYLRGIEKSLNAMLASAASANGATYSDVYTPSIGRDACKGSGTRWVEGLVPQNSAAPFHPNARGEQGMATALLATLNN